TGAACATTATCACTCACTAAGTAAGCATTCATCCAAGGAAGTGGATTACTTTTGATATTGAATGGCGCACTAAAGCCAATAGCAGCAAGGCGTTGGTTTGAAATATACTCAATATATTGATTTAATATTTCAGCATTCAAACCGATCATTGATCCATCTTTAAATAAGTACTGTGCCCACTCTTTTTCTTGATCAACAACATCTAAGAATATTTTCAAGCCAGCATCATGCATTTCAGCACTGATCTCTTTCATTTCAGGATCATCTTTACCCAATCGCCAGTTATTTAAAATATGCTGAGTTCCGGTTAAATGAAGTGCTTCATCGCGTGCTATTAATTTAATTATTTTTGCATTACCTTCAAGTAATTCACGCTCTGCAAATGCAAATGAGCAAGCAAAGCTAACATAAAAACGAATCGCTTCTAGCGCATTAACAGAGCAGATTGCTAAATATAAACGTTCTTTAAGCTTCCGCTTAGTGACCTCAATAGTTTTTCCATTAACCTCATATGAGCCTTCACCTTGAGATTGAAATAACTGTGTCGTTAAAATAACCTCATCAAAGTATTTTGAAATACTGCTCGCTCGCTTTAAAATCGCTGGGTTTACAATAATATCATCAAAAACTTCACCCGGATCAGTAAATAAATTACGTAAAATATGGGTATAAGAGCGAGAATGTATCGTTTCGCTAAATGCCCATGTTTCTACCCACGTTTCAACTTCTGGTAAAGAAACTAAAGGTAATAATACTGCATTCACTGATCGTGCAGCCATAGAGTCAAGTAACGTTTGATATTTTAAGTTTGAAATGAAAATATGCTTTTCAGAATCAGTTAAACCTTGCCAATCAGATCTATCTTTTGAAACATCAACTTCTTCTGGTCGCCAAAAAAAAGAAAGTTGCTTCTCAATTAGTTTTTCAAACGCGATATACCGCTGCTGATCATAACGAGAAACATTAACACTATTACCTAAAAACATAGGTTCAAGTAAAGCATTATTTGGTGTTTGGTTAAACGTGGTGTACGTCATTATTTTTTATTCCTTAATATATTGCCAAGACAACTGAAGTAGGCAATAAAGAATCAAGTAACCTACTTGATTCATTTTATTTGTTTAATTATGTTCTGTGCTAGAAATTATATTTTACAAGCACCACCAGCGCAGCTATCGTCTTCCATTTCGATATCGTCATTCGCACCATCACGTGTATTATGGTAATACATGGTTTTAACACCAAGTTTATAAGCGGTTAAAATATCTTTTAAAATTTGTTTAATTGGAACTTTGCCACCGTCGAACTTCGAAGGATCATAATTTGTATTTGCTGAAATTGTTTGGTCTACAAATTTTTGCATAATACCAACAAGCTCTAAATAACCTTCATTACTTGGAATATTCCAAAGTAATTCGTAGTTGTCTTTCAGTCTTTTATATTCAGGAACTACTTGTTTAAGTACACCATCTTTACTTGCTTTGACACTAATTAAACCACGTGGTGGCTCAATGCCATTCGTTGCATTCGATATTTGAGATGACGTTTCAGATGGCATTAAAGCTGATACGGTTGAATTACGAACACCATACTTTTTAATACTCGTACGTAATGATTCCCAATCTAAATGTAGCGGTTCACCAGTAATATCATCAATAGTCTTTTTATAAGTATCAATAGGTAAAATACCTTGAGAAAGACGCGTTTCATCAAATTTAGGACAAGCACCTTTTTCTTTCGCTAAACCGTTAGTCGCTTTCAGTAAATAATACTGAATGGCTTCAAACGTTTTATGCGTTAAATTATTTGCACTGCCGTTTGAATAATATAAGCCATTTTTAGCTAAGTAATACGCATAATTAATAACACCTATACCTAACGTTCTGCGCGCTAAACTCGCACTACGTGCTGCCGGAATAGGGTAGTCTTGATAATCTAATAAACTATCTAACGCACGTACGGCTAAATCGGCTAACTCATCTAGTTCATCAAGAGACTCAATTGCGCCTAAGTTAAAGGCAGATAAAGTACAAAGCGCTATTTCACCATTTTCATCGTTGATATCAGTCATCGGCTTAGTTGGTAAGGCAATTTCTAAACACAAATTACTTTGACGAATAGGGGCTTTACTTGGGTCAAACGGACTATGAGTATTACAGTGATCAACGTTTTGTAAGTATATACGACCAGTACTCGCACGCTCTTGTGCAAATAAAGTAAATAACTCTATTGCTTTAATGCGTTTTTTACGAATCGAGTCATCGTTTTCATATTGTACATAAAGTGCTTCAAACTTATCTTGATCTTCAAAGAATGCATCATAAAGCCCTGGAACATCACTTGGACTAAAGAGGGTAATATGACCACCTTTAATCAGACGTTGATACATGACTTTATTAAATTGAACACCGTAGTCTAAATGTCTAACACGGTTTTCTTCAACACCACGATTGTTTTTAAGTACAAGTAAGCTTTCAACTTCTAAGTGCCAAAGTGGGTAGAATAACGTTGCTGCGCCGCCACGAACACCACCTTGTGAACAACTTTTAACGGCTGTTTGGAAATGTTTGTAGAAAGGGATACAACCTGTATGAAATGCTTCACCATTACGAATAGTACTACCTAATGCACGAATACGCCCTGCATTAACGCCTATACCTGCACGTTGAGAAACATATTTAACAATCGCGCTTGATGTTGCATTAATAGAGTCTAATGAATCATCACATTCAATTAATACACACGATGAAAATTGACGAGTAGGTGTTCTAACACCTGCCATAATAGGCGTCGGTAGTGATATTTTAAATGTTGATATGGCGTTATAGAAGCCTTTAACATAGCTTAATCTAGTTTCTTTCGGGTATTTAGCAAATAAACAGGCGGCAACTAAAATATATAAAAACTGCGCGCTTTCATAAATTTCGCCATTAACACGGTTCTGTACTAAGTATTTACCTTCAAGTTGCTTAACTGCAGCATAACTGAAGTTTAAATCACGACTGTGATCTAAAAATAACGACATGTGTTCAAAATCACTTTCGTCGTAATCAACTAATAAGTGTTGGTCATATTTACCCGCTGCAACCAGCTTCACTATATGGTCATATAGTTTTGGTGGCTCAAATTGGCCATAAGCTTTCTTACGTAGATGAAATACTGCAAGTCTGGCAGCTAAATATTGATAATCAGGTGTCTCTTCTGATATTAAATCTGCTGCCGCTTTAATAATAGTTTCATGAATATCTGCAGTTTTAATCCCATCATAAAATTGAATATGAGATTTTAATTCAACTTGAGAAACAGAAACGTCATCAAGATTTTCAGCAGCCCAAGCAATAACGCGGTGAATTTTTTCTAAATCGATGGGTTCTTTTTCGCCATTGCGCTTGGTAACAAAAAGTTTATTAGTCATGAAAGGCCTGTGGTGTAAATTGTTATTGTTTTCTTTAGTTTTAAAACGTTATTTATCACTAAAGAGTCCTGTGTTGTTTCTGCTTTTCAAATAGTCTAATAAATAGGCTGGTTAAAAAGTGCATGCACAACATCTAGGGTTAGATTGTAAATATAGACACAAGATAATGAGGTTTTGGGTTTATTGCAAGTGATAAAAAAGTACTAATTTAACTTGATTTTTTCATTGATAGCATTAGGTTAGTAATGACTAACCTAGTACCGTTAAAAGCTTTAGTAATTTGCTAAAATCAATCTTTATTTGAAAAAAAATAATTAGTTAAAAATATTTTTATTTTTTTTATTATATTTTTATAACGATTAAATATGAAATCCAATGAAATATTTAATTTTGTTATTTATCAGTGGCTTAG
The sequence above is a segment of the Colwellia sp. 20A7 genome. Coding sequences within it:
- the nrdB gene encoding class Ia ribonucleoside-diphosphate reductase subunit beta, whose product is MTYTTFNQTPNNALLEPMFLGNSVNVSRYDQQRYIAFEKLIEKQLSFFWRPEEVDVSKDRSDWQGLTDSEKHIFISNLKYQTLLDSMAARSVNAVLLPLVSLPEVETWVETWAFSETIHSRSYTHILRNLFTDPGEVFDDIIVNPAILKRASSISKYFDEVILTTQLFQSQGEGSYEVNGKTIEVTKRKLKERLYLAICSVNALEAIRFYVSFACSFAFAERELLEGNAKIIKLIARDEALHLTGTQHILNNWRLGKDDPEMKEISAEMHDAGLKIFLDVVDQEKEWAQYLFKDGSMIGLNAEILNQYIEYISNQRLAAIGFSAPFNIKSNPLPWMNAYLVSDNVQVAPQETEISSYLVGQVDSTIDADDFDDFDL
- the nrdA gene encoding class 1a ribonucleoside-diphosphate reductase subunit alpha — encoded protein: MTNKLFVTKRNGEKEPIDLEKIHRVIAWAAENLDDVSVSQVELKSHIQFYDGIKTADIHETIIKAAADLISEETPDYQYLAARLAVFHLRKKAYGQFEPPKLYDHIVKLVAAGKYDQHLLVDYDESDFEHMSLFLDHSRDLNFSYAAVKQLEGKYLVQNRVNGEIYESAQFLYILVAACLFAKYPKETRLSYVKGFYNAISTFKISLPTPIMAGVRTPTRQFSSCVLIECDDSLDSINATSSAIVKYVSQRAGIGVNAGRIRALGSTIRNGEAFHTGCIPFYKHFQTAVKSCSQGGVRGGAATLFYPLWHLEVESLLVLKNNRGVEENRVRHLDYGVQFNKVMYQRLIKGGHITLFSPSDVPGLYDAFFEDQDKFEALYVQYENDDSIRKKRIKAIELFTLFAQERASTGRIYLQNVDHCNTHSPFDPSKAPIRQSNLCLEIALPTKPMTDINDENGEIALCTLSAFNLGAIESLDELDELADLAVRALDSLLDYQDYPIPAARSASLARRTLGIGVINYAYYLAKNGLYYSNGSANNLTHKTFEAIQYYLLKATNGLAKEKGACPKFDETRLSQGILPIDTYKKTIDDITGEPLHLDWESLRTSIKKYGVRNSTVSALMPSETSSQISNATNGIEPPRGLISVKASKDGVLKQVVPEYKRLKDNYELLWNIPSNEGYLELVGIMQKFVDQTISANTNYDPSKFDGGKVPIKQILKDILTAYKLGVKTMYYHNTRDGANDDIEMEDDSCAGGACKI